From Anaerococcus urinomassiliensis:
TCTAAGGTTTCTTATCTCAAAGGCTGTATCATCGATTGCTATTTTGCCGGTGTACTGGTCCTTATCTTTTAGTCTGGCTGTGTTTATATTGGCTCTCTCGTCATTTGGTTTGCCATCGGATAGGACTATTATTATGTGTTTACTATCATCTTTGGTGTCTATAATCTTGTGGAGGGTCTTAAAGGCAAGACCATCTCTATTTGATCCTGCTGCAAAGAAATTATAGATCTCTTCGTTTTTATTTTTTTCTGTGTAATCTCTATATACAGTGAAAACTGTATGTTCACGTAAAGTAGAAAAACCTGTGATTCTTATAGGTATATCGACTAAGTCCATAGATTTTGCAATTATATAGGCTTGGTTTGCCACTATGTGTTGCCTGTTGATCTGGCTTGCTGAAGAATCTAGGATTAGGTCTACCTTAAATTTTTTGACATCGTCATTTTCAATGTTGTTAAAGACATTGTAATCGTGGATTATTGGTGCGCGCCATACCTTGGTAGAATCTATGGCCCCGTAGTTTTTGACCCTATCATCATAATCTTCATAGCTTGCTAGAGAATTTTTGATGGCAAGGCTTAATTGGTTGATATTTCTGTGGTTTATGGCATGGTTTTTTTCTATATAATTTTTATTTCTATCAGATTGTTCCTTGCGTTTTTTCTTGTAAAATTTGGCATTGGCCTTGTTTGGATATACACCCTTTGTAAAATATAGTTTCTTATTTTGGTGGATTCCTGTGGCAACTTCTTTTTCTATATTTTCTACTATGTTTTTAGAAAGTATGGACTTGCCAAAAAAATCCTCTATAAATTCATCTGAGGAGTGGTAGTCATCTTGGCTGGAGTTTAAGAAGAGTAGGTTCTTGTTTAGGTCTTCTTTCTTGTCAGCATAGTAGATATTGCCGGTAAATTCAGCTGAACCAATGGCAAATTGTTGGTCAATATTTTCATCGGAATATTCTGATGGTTTATCTTCGCTATTTTTGAATTCCTTGGCCTTTTTTTCCTTAACCATTTCGTCAAAAATCTCGTCGTCTTCTTTAGTTCTATCAAATCTAAAGTAAGTTTTGAAGACTTTATTTAGCTTGTCAATCAATGTGCTGGTATCAGTGGTATATATGGCGAAAACAGCCTTGTAAATGTTTCTGAAAATAGCACCTTCTATGATAGGTTTACCAAGGACTTGTCCGTAGTAAGCTTTTTCAACTTGCTCTTTTAGATTGTCTGGGTTGTGGTGGCTGTATTTATAGTATGATTTTTTGGCGAATTTTTTTTGCAAATCTTCTATGACAAGATTATCTTTACTAAGTTCTTTGACACAAATATCTTCTATCAAAAGATTTGTCATAAATTTGAAGTCCTCATAAAATGGATTATTTTCATAAAGATAAGCAAAGAATGAATCGAGCATTTTTGTATCAAAAGTTTTTATTGTAAAACCCGCTATAATATTTTTGAAAACTTCATCCATGGGGTAAGTTTTTTTGGGGGTGAATTGATAGTTTTCACTAAAATCCCAAATAATATTATATTCGCGGATCTTATCCAGCGATTCAGTCATCGAATATGCTCTCTTCTATATGCTGCGGGATTTTGCTTTTAATGGTATCAATTACAATCTCTCGTTCAAATTCATCAAAGGACTTGTTAGCGATACCCATTAGAATAGCATTATAGGGATTTAGTCCAACCTTCATAGTGTCGATAGCAGATATAAGTCCCCTTAGGTCGACTGATTTAGTAGAAATTTCATTGTTTTCTGATTTGAATTGTAGGGAAATGAACATGTCTATAAAAGCCTTGCGGTATTTTTCCTTAAGACTTGGAAAAGTATCAGCCAAAAGCTGGTCTAAGTTTTCTCTAGTGATATTTGGCATATTTATAATCATAAATCTAGAAGCCAAGGCTTCGTTTACCTCACGAGTTCCGACATATCCGTAGTTCATAGTTGCTATAAATCTTGTGTTTGGATCAAGATTTATTTTCTCATAGCCAGCTATATCTATGATTCTTCTGTGGTCAAGGCTTGCGTGAAGCACTGAAATTGCTTCGTTTTTGGCCATGTTAATCTCATCAAGTACTGCAAATCCACCTCTCACGGCAGCCTCGTATATAGGTCCTTTTCTAAAGACAACTTCTCCATCTTTAAAGGTATCGGCGCCTATAAGGGAATTATAATCAGTATTCACATGGAAGGAAACATTCCATGATGGTCTAGCAAATAGGTAGGAAAGATTTGATGAAAGTACGTTTTTGCCTGTAGCCTTAGGGCCTGTTAAAAGCAAGTTTTTTCCTGCAAGAATGGCAGATATGGCTTGTTCCAATACTTCCTTGCCATAGTATTTGAATTCTGGCTCAACAACTCTAGGGTCGTCAAAAAGTCCATTTTCTTTCCTGTATATTTCAAGTTGATCTATTAAATTTTTATCAACATTTTGTTTTTCTAAATATTGTCTCATTATTACTCCTTTAGCTTAAATATTATACGACTAAAATGCAATTTTTAAACTTGACAAAGTCCATTTATAGACTATATTATATCTATGTCTAAAAGGAGGTCTGAAATTGGACGATAAGTCATGTGAAGTTTTTATTATTTTTTCAATGTTAAGAAAACTAAATGGATTAAATAAGCAGAGAGTCGAGAGTTTTGGCTTAAATAATTTGGAGTCTATCATCTTATTTCATATAGATAAAATTGATAATCTTACCCAAAAAGACTTGGTAAACAAACTCCAAATGCCCAAACAAACAATAAACTCTATAATACTGAATTTAAAAGAAAATGACTTTATTTATATGCAAGCATCTCAAAAAGATAAGAGGGTCAAAACCCTACTACTTACAGAAAAAGGCGCAAAAGAAGTAAAGAAAATAACCGATTCATTAAAGTCGTCTAACAAAGGAATTTATGATCAATTGGGAGAAGAAAAAATAAATTCTATAAAAGATGATCTCAATGATATTATTGACGTTTTGGAAAATATTATTAAGAAGGAGGATATATGAATAGCTTAAAAGAATTTAACCATGCCTTTTCATACTTAAAGCAATACCTAAATCAGTATAAGAAAAATAGAAGCATTTCCATGCTTATGACTATTCTAGAGAGTGTTTTTGAATTATTAATACCTGCGATTATGGGAATTATTTTAAACGAGGTAATATACCAAAAAGATAGCAGTCAAGCACTTAAATACGGGGCTATAATAATTGTATTATCACTTTTATCAATGTACACAGGTATGTCAGCTTCCAAAAATGCTGGTATTGCAGCAACAGGGCTTACTGACGAGGTGAGGAGAAAAGAGTTTAGCAAGATTCAAGAATTTTCCTTTGAGGATTTTGAATATTTTGGGGTTGCTTCTCTACTTACAAGATTGACTAGTGATATGCAGGCCCTAGCTCAAGCTACATTTTTTACAACTAGATTTATAATAAAACCACTTGTCATGGCGATTGTAGCGTTTTTCTTGGCCTTTAGAACAAGTGCAAAATTATCTTTTATATTTTTGATATTGATGCCAATTTTAGTTTTGATTTTACTTTTTATCACATCAAAAGCTATACCAAAATTCAAACAAACACGTAAACAATATGATAAGTTAAACCTTATTATAGAAGAAAACTTAAATAATATGAGAGTTGTAAAAGCCTTTGTTAGAAAAAGATATGAGATGGATAAATTTGCAGCTTCTAATGACGATATGTTCAAACTTGCAGACTCATCGCAAGGTACTATAAGTTTTGTAATGCCCATAGCAAATACAATATTATATGCAACCTTTGTTGCTATAGCTTGGTTTGGAGGCATAGAAATAATAGAAGGTCGCATGGGAGTTGGAGATTTAGTAAGCTTTAATATGTATGCCATGATGCTTCTGGGTAGTTTAATAGGATTATCCATGGTTATAACTATGCTAATGGCATCTTCACCATCTGTAACGAGAGTTAAAGAAGTGCTTACAAGAGAGATTTCAATGGATAATTTTGATAAAATCGAAGGACTTGATCTTGCTGATGGTTCAGTTGATTTTGACAATGTTAGTTTTAAATACGATCAAGATTCTGATAATTACCAACTAAAAGATATTAACCTTCATATCAAATCAGGAGAAAGAATCGGTATACTTGGATCTACTGGTTCATCAAAATCTACTTTAGTACAACTAATTCCAAGGCTTTATGATATTACTGAAGGCAGCTTAAAAGTAGGTGGTCATGACATAAAAGACTATGACTTAAAAACCTTAAGAGATGGGGTTTCTATAGTATTACAGAAAAATACACTTTTCTCGGGAAAAATTATCGAAAACCTCAGATGGGGAGATTCTGATGCCTCTTACGATGAAGTAATAGCCATGGCTAAAATTGCCCAAGCTGATGAATTTGTTAGTGAAAGGGCAGATGGGTATGACTCAGAACTTGGCCAGGGTGGATCTGGAGTATCAGGTGGTCAAAAACAAAGACTTACCATAGCTAGGTCCTTACTCAAAAAACCAAAAATCTTAATCCTAGATAACTCTACATCTGCTGTAGATACAAAAACAGAAGCTAAGCTTTTAGACGGTTTTGCGAAACTTGACGAGAATATGACCCAGATTATTATTTCACAGAGATTATCTTCATTTGAAAATGCTGATAGGATTGTCATCTTAGACGATGGGAAAATTTCTGATATTGGCACAGGTGAAGAACTTTACCAAAGAAACGAAATGTATAGGACAAGCTATGACATACAAAATAAAGGAGGGGAAGATGACAGATAAAAAAGACGGTGTCAAAACCGAAGAAATCAAAATTTCAGATAAAAAAGAAAGTAGAGATTTAGACACCAAGGCCTTGAAAGAATTATTTTCCTGCCTTTTTGACCACAAATGGCAATTAGTAGTGGTTAGTATATGTGTGATATTATCTGCAGCTACCCAAGTTTGGGGGATTTCTATGTTACAACCTATAATAGATAATCACATATTAAAATCAGATATTGCAGGACTAAAAACAGCTATAATTAAGATGGGACTAGTATATCTAATCTCAGTCGTGACAACTTTCATCTATACAAGGCTTATGATCAGGATAGGGGAAAGGTCAATTAGGAATATTAGAAATGACCTATTTAGCAAAATCCAAAAAATGCCTATAAACTTTTTTGATACAAACCAACACGGCGAGATTATGTCTAGATTCACCAATGATACAGACATACTTTCTCAATCATTATCATCAACTCTACCTACACTTGTTAGGTCACTATTGATGCTTGTCGGTACCTTTATAGTAATGATTTCTCTATCATGGAAACTGACAATAATCATGGTTCTTGGACTTGTTGTTATGATTATGATATTAAAAAATATTGTAATGAGAACTGGTAAACTTTTCAAACAAGCTCAAAAAAATGTATCGGTACTAAATGGCTTTGACGAAGAGATGCTTTCAGGACAAAAAGTCATAAAAGTATTTAACAAAGAAGAAGATACCATAAAAGAATTTGATGCAAAAAGTGAAGACCTACGTTCAACTATGGCAGAAGCTATGGTAAATGCAGGACGTATGATGCCATTTTTAGTAAATGCAATCAATATTATGTATGCAATCCTAGCAGTTGCTGGTGTGTTTTTAACAATAAATGGCAATTTAACTGTTGGAATACTTGCAACATTTTTAACCAATGCTAGACAATTACAAGCCCCTATAGCGAATATTTCCCAACAAGCAAATGCTGTATTTTCTGCTATGGCAGGAGCTAGCCGTATCTTTGAAATTATTGATATGCCAATTGAAAAAGATAGTGGTTATATAGAGCTTGCCTATGTAAAAATCGATGAAAATGGAAACCCAATGCCTTGTAAGCTTGGTGAAAGATGCTATTCATGGAAATGGACTGATGAAAATGGCAAGGAAGTTTATAAAGAGCTAGAAGGTCGCATAGACTTTGAACACGTTGACTTTTCTTATGATGACTCAGATAAAATCCTAAAAGATGTGACATTTTATGCAAATCCAGGTGAAAAAATCGCCCTTGTTGGAGCTACCGGAGCAGGTAAGACAACTGTTACCAACGTCATAACTAGGTTTTATGAAATTGATAGTGGATCTATCAAAGTTGATGGCATTGACACAAGGGATATCAAAAAAGACCACTTAAGAAAGGCCTTTGGCATGGTACTTCAAGATGTTAACTTGTTCACTGAATCAGTAGAAGAAAATATTAAATATGGTAATCTTTACGCATCAGATGATCAAATTCACGATGCAGCAAAACTTGCTGGAGCTGATTCATTTATTAAAAGACTTCCAGAAGGATATCAAACAGAAATCCATGGAGATGGATCATCACTATCTGATGGACAAAACCAGCTTATATCAATATCAAGAGCGGCTATTGCCAACCCACCTATGTTAATTCTTGATGAGGCGACAAGCTCTATAGATACTTCAACAGAAATCAAAGTTACAAAAGCAATGGATAAGCTTATGGAAGGATCAACTTCTATAGTTATAGCTCATAGACTTTCAACAATCCAAAATGCTGATGTTATAATGGTAATGGATGATGGTAGGATAATAGAACGTGGTAACCACCAAGAACTTATGGAAAAACACGGAACCTACTACCAACTTTACACTGGAGCCTTAGAATTAGACTAAAGAAAAACCACTTTTCCAAATAATATGGGGAAAGTGGTTTTTACATATATTTTAAAAAACTTTAACTGTAATTTTACTAATAAGAGATTATTTGGGATATATTAATAATGTAAGGACAAGAAATTTCGCTACCCTATGACTTACATAAAAAAGGCACCAAAAAAGCTCATTGAATTAGGGATTTTAGAAAACTGATTTAGAGAGTCTTTAGATGGCAAGCAGAAAGGCTATGAGTTTAATGCTCATAGCCTTTTTGCGGGTCTGCAAATAATTTTGTGTATCAACCTAAATCCTGATAAAAGGGTAAGGGTTGATACATTTTTTATGCATCATTGTTTGTCCATTCTTATAGGATGGAGCTTTTTTTTAAATTGTACACAACTTTAATAAACTGACAAATTTTCATGAAAATTTACAGCCGATTTCATACTAAATTTTTAGCTTGATTAAAACCTCCCTTCAAAATATATTGATAATTGGGATAAGATTTGATCCCAGCCTCGTATTCTGCTTGTCCATTTGCTTGAAGCATCTACCATGGCTAGATACAAGCTTTTTTGTAGAGCATAGTCATTTGGAAATATGGTTTTATTTTTGGTCACTTTTCTTAGCCGCCTATTGAAGTTTTCCATGGCATTTTTTGTATATTTTAGTTTTCTTATTCCTTCTGGATATTTAAAATATGTCGATAATTCTGTCCAGTTGTTTTTCCAAGAGCTTACACACATTGGATACTCTTGGTATGTTTAAATCTATATTTCCATATGATGATCTAAATGTTTTTTTACTAGTACCATTTCTTGAATTTAAGGATAGTGGTTTTTCTCCATATTCATAGTCTAAATGCTCATCTAATTCTGCTTTTAAAAGCTATTCCACTGTATCGCCTAAAAGATCTTTTAGTGCTTCTTGAATATCTTGTGAACTTTTAGGCTGATATTCTTAAATTAACATTTTTGCTATTTTGCTTCTTTTTGTCTCTGGTCTTTTTCTTGGCATAAAAATTCCTCCTGATTAGTTTTCACTTACCCTAATCAGGAGGTTTCTATACACAAAATTTTACACAGTCTCCGCCATGGTCATTTTTTTCTTTATCTATATTCTCTTTTGTTCATTGAACAACAATCTAATTTTTCATTTCCAAAGGATTTTTTATTTTCTTTTGCTAAATTTTCCAAGAATTTTTCCCATCTATTTTTTATTGATTCAAAGATTTTCATATTTTACCTCCTAGGGTAATTATTTGTAAATTTTCTACAATAATATTCATACCGGAAAAAATTATTTTTTCAATGTTTTATCTCCCTTTTTCCTATCCCATAATTAAAGACAGGATATCTTTTTCAAAAGTAGAAAGATAAACTTCCATTTCATTATCTTTTAAAAATTCATCGATTGTTCTTTTTGCTACAAAAAACGCATCTTTTTCTGGAAATCCATAAATATCTGCAGAAATTAAAGGAAAGGCTATAGATTTTATTCCCTTTTCCTTTGAAAGCTTTAGAGAATTTCTATAAGCAGTAATGTCTGCCGATTTGATAAATGATATGATTCCTTTTTTAGGAATTTTGGATGATGCAATCGTCCTTCCATTTCTAATCTATATAACAAGCAAAATGATCCCAGACTCAGTTATGGATAAGGAAAAACTGAATATGTAGAAGAAAATAAATAAAAGACCCAAAGGTGCTCTTTTTATTGTATTTTTACCAATTGTTTTTGGTCATTGAAGAAATTTTTGTATCCTAGGTGCAAAAATATGAAGACACAAATGGCTACTGAACTCATTATGGCTGTCATAATTGCTATTTGATATCTGATAGCTATAAGTGGAGAAACCCCTCCAAGGATTTGACCTGTCATCATGCCAGGCAGGGATATGATACCCATATTCTTTATGGAATTGAGGGTTGGTGTGATGGCTGTATCAAAGGCGTTTTGGATAATCTTATCCATAGCCATCCTAGGGCTTGCACCAAGCATCAAAGACCCTTCTATGCTAGATCTATTATTTTCAATGGACTCTAGCATTTGGTTTAGGGCAAGGTTTATACCAGTCATAGAATTACCAATAATCATGCCTCCAAGTGGAATGAGGTATTGGGGATTGTAGATTGGCTTTGGCCTTACAACTATGATAAGGAAAAATGCTAGGGTAAAAATAGTCCCAATAACTTGGGCAAGGATTAATGTCCTCTTAAGTCCGCTATTTAATTTTCCTTTCTTGTTAGTAATAATATTAAAAATTGCAAAAAACTCCATAACAACAATCATCAGTGCTGAAAGGATAAAAGATGCTCTGTCAAATATGTAAACAAGTATGAAACCAGCTATAAAGAGTTGAACAGTCATCCTGAGGGTGCCAACAACTATGTCCTTGTTGCGATTGATACCATTAAATGATGTTATCAGCATGGCGATTAGAGCAAAGAGATAGGTTAGCATAAGCTGGCTATTAGAAATATTCATAACAGATTCATTCATGGCTTATCCTCCCATCTACAATCTTTATTAGCTTGTCAGAATACTTATCTGCCATATCCTTAGAATGGGTTACATAGATTATGGTTTTACTCTTATCTCTAGCCATATCTACCATTGTTTTGATGACGAAGTCCTCTGTCAAATCATCTAGAGCAGATGATGGCTCATCTAGAAGATAAACTTCAGAATCGCAAAGCATGAGTCTAGCTATGGCAAGCCTTTGAGCCTCGCCACCAGAAAGATTATCTATATCCTCAGTAAGTGACTTATCAAGCTTTACAGACTCTAAAGCATTCGTTAAAATATCATCTGAAAGCAGATCTTTTTCTTGAAACTTCCTTCCCATCAAAAGATTATCCTTAACAGTACCAGAGAAAGTCACGGGATTTTGAGAAAGCATAGGCACACGCCTGTGATATGTAGTAGAATCAATACTAGAAATATCCTCGCCATCAATAGAAATATATCCCTTGGTAGGAGAAATGAGCTTATTGATAAGTCTTAATAAAGTAGACTTACCAGACCCACTAGGACCGATAATGCAAGTGATTTCATTGCTATTAATAGTGAGGTGATCAATATCTAAGATGTCTTCAAACTCGACATTATGAAATTCAAACATAAAAATTCCTTTCTAAAATAATTTTAACAACTATATTATAGTTTATAGCAAAATAGAATAAAAGACAATGAGAAAATATAAATTTGACAAATATTAAAATTAAGTTTAAAATAGGTAAAGTAATTGTAAATAAGCCCAGATAGCTCAGTCGGTAGAGCAGAGGACTGAAAATCCTCGTGTCGGTGGTTCGATTCCGCCTCTGGGCACCATAATGACCTAACCCCGTTTCGCATAGCGAAATGGATGGTAGGTCAGAGTTCGCAGCGTTTCAAATCTTTGATTTGTCAAGCTGCCGAACATTATGTATAGTAATTTAGCTAATGGAAAGTACAGACGCAAAACAACCTTAGCGAATCCTAAGGCAAAACAATAAAATAAAATTTGAAAAATAAAATATACTATGGTATACTATATTAGTAACCTAATTCATGCGGATGTGGCTCAGTGGTAGAGCATCGCCTTGCCAAGGCGAGGGTCGCGAGTTCGAATCTCGTCATCCGCTCCATATAAGAAAAGCCCAAAAGGGCTTTTTTCGTGCCATGCACGGCAATTCGATGGAGTATTCTTCCTTAACCGGACGGGCTTTCGTGCTTCGCACGACCATTCCATGGAGGGTCCTTCCTTAGCCGGACGGGCTTATTGTGGCGCCATAGCCAAGTGGTAAGGCAGAGGTCTGCAACACCTTTACCCCCAGTTCAAATCTGGGTGGCGCCTCCAATTCACATTGCTCTCATTTTGAGAGCTTTTTTATTAGGAGTTTTTATGCTTATCATTTCTCACAAGTCCTCATCAGGTTTCAAAAAGTTTCTCTATGATAATAACTTTTCATTTATAGAAACTACCGACAACCCAAATCTCGATTTACGCATAGCTGATCATCCCGACTTATCTATTTTTGCTCTGGATGATAATAATATTGTCATTGATAAAAATGTAAGTTCTTATTACAAAGAGCTTATAAAGTCTAAAAATATCATTGATGGTAAGGCAGCTTCTCATAACTACCCTTATGATTGTATTTATAATATATACCAATATTCAAATTTTTATATTCACAATGATGTAACAGAATCTCATATTGAAGCTTATATGGAAAGTAATTCCTACACCCATCTTTATACTAAGCAGGGTTATAGTAGGTGTTCTATCATTCCGATGGGGGATAAGATTCTTACTTCAGATTATGGTATTTACAAATCTTTGAAAGATAAAATTAATGTAATTTTGCTAAAGGAAGAACATATATCCCTAGATGGTTTCCCAAATGGTTTTATTGGCGGGACTTGTGGTCTTATAGGAGATACTTTAATTTTTAATGGCAATATAGAGAATTCTCCTAATTATGATCTTATAAAAAATGAGGCTATAAAATCTAATCTAAAACTTATGTATCCAGATTTGCCCCTAGTAGACCTTGGTTCAATTATTTACCTTGGTGGTTGCTAATTTATAGCTTTGCTAGAAGATTCTAAAGATTTGGAATTTATGCGATATTATTGGAATAATTCATTTTATTATTAATAATAAAATTCACACATTAGCTGTTTAAAGCTCTAAAAACATTGGGGTTATAACCTTTGTTGAATTTTCATAAGCATAGGCAACTTTGTATTTTTTTTATCTTTTATTCATTAATTATTGTAAATTATTATATAAAGTGTTATTATATTATTGATAAGATATATAAAAACGTTTGTAAGTTTGTCATATATTTTATCACTCTTTACATAAATATTGATTAGTGGAGAGGGGTTAGAAGGAATTAGAATTTTTATCTAAGGATTGTCTTTGAGGATGTTTTGACCTTTGTCACATGTGGATAATGTGATGTCTAGGGCTTGAAAATACTTAATAAATTTACTCTTTATGAAAAATATTAAAGAGTAGTACATATATATTTGCACTAAATATCCTATTACTTACAGGTTGATATTTATTAGCCTTGATTATACTGATTGCTTACTAGTCATATAGAAAGTTAATTAATAAATTTTTTTCTATATCGAAATAACGTTTTCACTGGCTTTAAATATATCTAAAGATAACTTAGTAAAAATGGCTTATTCCAATATTTAAAAAGGAGTTAGCAATGGAAAATAGAATTCATATCATTTTTGGCCATTTTGGTAGTGGCAAGACTGAATTTTCCATTAACTATGCTCTTTATTTGAAAGAGCAATACGAAAATGTTGCTATCTGCGACTTGGATATTATCAATATGTATTTTAGGTCTCGCGAAAAGACGGATTTTCTGGAGACTCAAGGCATAGAAGTTTATTCATCATCTAGGGGCCATCAGGATGTTTTGGACGTGCCAGCCTTGGATGCAAGTATCCTAAAGCCTATCCAAAACAAGGATTACCAGGCTATCTTGGATGTTGGAGGAGATCCCAAAGGAGCATTGATTCTTCGCACCTACAGGCCATACCTAGTAGATACTGACAATATTTTTGTGATTAATACCAATAGACCAGAAACTAGCAATCCAGATGCTATTATAGCTTATATGAATCAAATAGAAGGGATGGGTGGTATAAAGGCTAATACACTGATAAATAATACTCATATGTTAAAAGATACATCGATGGAAGATGTTCTTAAGGGATATGCCATTGTAAAAGAAGTTTCTGAAAAACTTGGCATAGAATTTAGATACAATGTATGCAAAAGAGATCTAGTAGATGCTATAAGATCCAATCCGGATGTTTCTAGTGAAGCTAAAGAGAAATTATTTCCTATCGATTTGTACTTCAGATCAGATTGGATGAGCTAAGGAGGAAATATGACAGAAACAAAAAAAAGACTAGGAAAGGTAGTAATAGAAAAAGACCTATGCAAGGGCTGTGGTCTTTGCGTTAGCGTATGCCCTAAAAACGTATTAGAGCTTGACCTAAATACTATCAATGCAAAGGGGTATTCACCATCAAGCGCTGTAAGGGCTGATGATTGTATAGCTTGTGGAAACTGTGCTATAACTTGCCCTGACTCAGTTATTTCAGTTTATAAATTAGTATAGGAGGAAACTATGACAAAAGTTTTAATGAAAGGCAATGAAGCATTAGCAGAAGCTGCAATTAGAGCTGGTTGTAGAAGTTATTTTGGTTATCCAATCACACCACAATCAGAAGTTCCAGAATATTTTGCCAGAAAATTGCCGGAAGTAGGAGGAGTTTTCCTTCAAGCTGAAAGTGAAGTTGCATCTATCTATATGCTTTATGGTGCTGCAGCTGCAGGACATAGGACAATGACATCATCTTCAGGACCTGGTATATCATTAATGCAAGAAGGTATATCTTCTGCAGCAGGATCTGATTTGCCAATGGTTATAGTAAATATGATGCGTGGTGGCCCAGGACTTGGTTCAATCCAACCTTCCCAAACAGACTACTTCCAAACAACTAGAGGCGGTGGAAATGGTGACTATAGAGTATTAGCCTATGCTCCAAGCAATGTCCAAGAACTTGTTGATTATACTATAAAGGCCTTTGACAAAGCTGATGAATGGAGAATGCCAGCTTTCATAATGGCAGATGGTATGCTTGGCCAAATGATGGAACCAGTGGAATTCCCAGAGCCTAATGAAGAAGCTTTAAACAAAGCTAATAAACCTTGGGTTACAGATGGCAATAGTGGGCAAAGAGGACATAGAAATGTCTTGACATCTCTAGAACTATCAACTCCAGAACTTGAGAATATAAACAGAAAAAGATACGAAAAATATCTAGAAGTTATGGAAAAAGAAGTTGTTGTAGAAACAGATGGTATAGAAGACTGCGACCTTGTTTTGACAGCTTATGGTTCAACAGCTAGGATTGTAAAAACAGCTATCCAAATCTTAAGAGAAAATGGTTACAAAGTAGGACTTGTTAGACCGATATCGGTATGGCCATTCCCATTTGATTCTTACAAAAACTTGCCATGTGAAGACATACTAGTTGTAGAATTAAACAATGGTCAAATGATAGAAGATGTAAAAATAGCAGCAGAAGGAAAAGCAAATATCCACTTCTATAATAGACTTG
This genomic window contains:
- the vorB gene encoding 3-methyl-2-oxobutanoate dehydrogenase subunit VorB, with product MTKVLMKGNEALAEAAIRAGCRSYFGYPITPQSEVPEYFARKLPEVGGVFLQAESEVASIYMLYGAAAAGHRTMTSSSGPGISLMQEGISSAAGSDLPMVIVNMMRGGPGLGSIQPSQTDYFQTTRGGGNGDYRVLAYAPSNVQELVDYTIKAFDKADEWRMPAFIMADGMLGQMMEPVEFPEPNEEALNKANKPWVTDGNSGQRGHRNVLTSLELSTPELENINRKRYEKYLEVMEKEVVVETDGIEDCDLVLTAYGSTARIVKTAIQILRENGYKVGLVRPISVWPFPFDSYKNLPCEDILVVELNNGQMIEDVKIAAEGKANIHFYNRLGGMIPTANEIVDKAMEILGGK